In one window of Macadamia integrifolia cultivar HAES 741 chromosome 2, SCU_Mint_v3, whole genome shotgun sequence DNA:
- the LOC122061214 gene encoding transcription factor MYB36-like, which translates to MGRAPCCDKANVKRGPWSPEEDTALKNYLERYGTGGNWIALPRKAGIKRCGKSCRLRWLNYLRPDIKHGGFTEEEDNIICTLYNNIGSRWSVIASHLPGRTDNDVKNYWNTKLKKKLMAGNNGLPSNNTTNSSALTKVQTNKNGFSTSFNTSYTPLPFSNEVGFGQKLDSQTLVSDPSHFFPEFGTSTSNSYSVSSSQDVSSGLSSVAAAPSSSLPMDNSLFSWPGNGNGGEEEDGFFKDFGFSLAHDVFSGFGFGFQGKISHEVAPSLTNPPYTTL; encoded by the exons ATGGGGAGAGCTCCTTGCTGTGACAAAGCTAATGTGAAAAGAGGGCCATGGTCCCCTGAAGAAGACACAGCTCTCAAGAACTACCTAGAGAGATATGGCACTGGTGGTAACTGGATTGCTTTACCTCGCAAAGCAg GAATCAAACGTTGTGGGAAAAGCTGCCGTTTAAGATGGCTTAACTATCTCAGACCAGATATCAAGCATGGAGGTTTtactgaagaagaagacaacatAATCTGTACCCTCTACAATAATATAGGGAGCAG GTGGTCTGTCATTGCTTCTCATCTTCCAGGAAGAACTGATAATGATGTGAAGAATTACTGGAATACAAAGCTGAAGAAGAAACTAATGGCAGGAAATAATGGTCTCCCAAGCAATAATACTACTAATTCTTCTGCTTTAACTAAAGTTCAGACCAACAAGAATggtttttcaactagtttcaaCACAAGCTACACACCACTGCCATTCTCCAATGAAGTTGGGTTTGGACAAAAATTGGACTCTCAAACTCTGGTTTCAGACCCAAGTCATTTCTTTCCTGAATTTGGAACAAGCACAAGTAACAGTTACAGTGTCTCATCATCTCAAGATGTTTCATCAGGTCTCTCATCAGTTGCTGCtgctccttcttcttctcttcccatggATAACAGCTTATTTTCGTGGCCCGGAAACGGCAacggaggagaagaagaagatgggttcTTCAAGGATTTTGGATTTAGCCTTGCTCATGATGTGTTCAGtggctttggctttggctttCAGGGGAAGATCAGTCATGAAGTTGCTCCAAGCTTAACTAACCCTCCTTACACTACTTTGTAA